A stretch of DNA from Acipenser ruthenus chromosome 21, fAciRut3.2 maternal haplotype, whole genome shotgun sequence:
tacaagtatatgacaaaatacgattcaagaGTCATATTTATAGTATACagtctgctttttattttctgttagttTAAATGCTATAATGTAATTTACTTGACTGAAAATACACGCATCATTATAGTGATTGTTATATTAAATTAAATGCGTCGTAAATGTATCCACAGCCTAGACCATTTAACATATGTTTTATTCATGACATAATCGTTATTTGCTTGTCTTCTGCTTAGAAATAATGAAGAATGGGATTATTCTGAATGCAGCGTTAAACTTGTTTTGGTCCTTGACGCAGTGCTCTGCTCAGGTCACATGATTTCAATGAAGGACGTTCTTTCACTCTTTAGGTTTGTGGCAAAGCTTTGCTAAAAATGTTAGTTGCATTATACTATTTTTTTTAGGAATTAGAATTTTACAAACCAGACACACGCAGTGTAAacttgtgatgttttgttttcaCCGGCAATGGAGTACAGCGTGTCTTAATACTCTAGTCGTGCAGAGGCTACGCGAAGTAAGTTACCCACGATTGCAACATCCTATAACTGCACACAACACATGTTAAAAAGGCGTGGACGCCTCTGTGTTTACATTCTTAGCAACAGACAGTTTGTACTAAAAGCCCTAAAATCAAGGGGTGTAACCTATTTGAATCTGAGAACCAGTTCCCAAAAGAACAGTCTTAAGGAAAGAATTAACATTACCTCAGAATCTACACCAGACAGAGGAAAGCGGTCCGATTTTTAAGGGATAGTAGTTTGtctcttaaaaaatgtgtttatgtttCAGAAAAAAAGATGACTCGAACATGACATCAACTGATGGGTTCTTAAAGTGTGGAAAGACACGGGCTGGGAGGACGCCAAAGGAAATGCTCCATCTCCTGACTGCTGTTTTTGTATGGCTTGTAACTGGCACTACAATATCAAGCTTAAACAAATGGATATTCGCAGTGTACAATTTCAGGTATCCTCTCTTATTATCATCCCTGCATATGTTCACAGCTATTATCATTGATTATGGACTGATCAAGCTGAGATTCGTGAAGCAGAGGGGCAGCGACTGTGATCTCAGTGCCAACGCCAAGTTCAAGATTTTTATGTTAAGTTTAACTTTCTGTGCCAGTATCGCCTTTGGGAACATTGGGCTGAATTATGTTCAGCTGTCCTTTGCACAGATGATCTACACCACCACCCCACTGTTTACCCTTGCCATCTCTACACTTGTTCTTGGAAAGCAGCATCATATACTGAAGTACACGGCTATGATGCCAATTTGCCTGGGAGCCTCTTTCAGCATCATGGGAGAAGTGCAGTTCCATCCGAAGGGATGTTTCTTTGTCTGTGCTGCTACAATGCTACGAGGTGTCAAATCCATTCAACAAAGTAAGTGGTATTTATACAGCGTTGGCTTTCCTGCTGCTCTGTTTTACACTATTCCAGGGTGACCTTTGACTGCTTTTTCCATGGTTTCTCTTTTCTTCCCCTTGTTTCATAAGAAATTAGGTATTGTTGGGTGTCCAATTAGTTTACATTCATCTGTACCATGCAAGTCATTTCCGTTGCAGGCACACACCTTCCCTCCTGCTTAAAGTGCCACTCTGAACTAAAAAGCGTTACTATTTTAACAGGGACTTATATGTTAAATACCTAATTATTTGCACCAGGCTCACAGAATCTTGTCCTGAATCAAGAGATCTAAAACAAAAGCTTGTTCTATCTGTACTGCAAAAGGAATGGGAGGGAGGGGGTTTACAGATTGTGATGTCCTGAATGACTTTTCTCAAAGGTAGTGTTACCCTTAAACACTATAACCACTGTCAGTAAAGGCATTGTCTTGCTACTCCAGTCTTTGCATTTATAATAGGGTATAAATGACTACTTAATTTTAACTCTGTTACAGCTCAGAAAACTGTTTTACTGTCTTCATTGAAGAAACAAGGACCCCTttgctctgtttgtgtgtgtgcgccagTCTTCACCAGACTTTCAGCATATAAGATCCTGTTGGATCTTATGTCCAACCTGTACCCTTTCAGTCTGTGGTGGAATAGAGGTGGAGTTGCCTGCCCTCTACTATAAAGTTTGATGAGATCACATTTCAGAGACGTGCCTACTGTTTCTTAATCTGCCTTTACTTTGATCCCAAACACAAATGAGTGTTGTGTGGTACAGAATTACCAAACAGCATCTACATGTTGTCTCCATGGTGACCTACCAACACAGTACTGAAGTGTCATGCCTTGGAGTTTTAGTAATTCCTGAAACTCCTATAAATCACATGACTGTGCAAGATGTCATATTCCTGGTCATATTGTTAGATCTGGTTTCAGTACTATAACAATACGCTATGTCCCTTGCGAGACCTGGGGTCACAAATGTGGTCTTGTCATTCAGATTTTCAATCAAGGGTTTGCTCTGCATACAGGAATAGACTGTTGGTGTAGAATTGGATATGTGCACTTATGGATTAACTCAAGCCTATATTTTATTGTAGAAGACATCCTCTGATGATTGTATCCTGTAGCATTAGGACTTGGGAAATGAAGAATACATAGCTGCAGATATCAAATTGATTTCCACACAGACCTGTTTTATGTATGTGCTAGCTGGGGCATGTGACAGGTGCTGCCTGACGTATGCAGCTTGCTGCTTTCTAAGAAAGGAATTGTAACATTGCAATGCACAAGAGTTGAGGTTCATATTGAAGAGTAATCTACTGTACATCATGATCGCTTGGAACATGGATTAAACTATTTCTCATCTGTAGGCCCTGGCAACCATGGAAGAAAAATAgggttacactttaaaataatatctGCAAATTCCAATCAATCCTGTGGATTAGCTGGCTGTTTTTAAATGGCttcagaactaaaaaaaaacaattacaaaataactacAAAACACAAGTTATTCAGATGTTACTTTGAAATGCATATGCAGCCTTTGTTTTAAAGTGTTGCAGAACCAGTTGCTTGCGAAATATCATAAGCTTAATTTATGGCACCTGGTAATATtaattacacatttcaacaaGGTAATTATAAAACTAGAGCATGCACATACAAAGGGTGTGCATTGTCTTGTAAATACTTGTACAGCGTCTATAAAATGGGGAATTTTGTCTATAAGTGTTGGCCAAAAATATTTTCTATGAAAGTTCACCTTTAATGTAACTGCTATAGGGTAGGTTTGCAGAAGTGAACTTCTATTGACACATTCTTATTCTATTATTTCCATGTGTATCATATCCTATGTAGGTCCGGTTTttcgtttttcttttcttttaatgtgagcaccatctttaaacaatattatcttttaatatttataatatttcatAATGCTGATAGAGACTGGAGACCAAAATGCAATCCGAAAGGTCTACAGGAGGCTAGGGAAACAGTCTTGGAATTCAAGTCAGTtgttgtgttcaccatgtagagtggcAGACAGCCTgacttacagacagacagacagacagacacggacgGATGATCAGTGCACAAGGGCCCACATTTTGAAGGACCCTAAAATAACATTGAATTTCCAGTGAACTCTGAAAGTATCTACAGGCTATTAGTTCAAGAGCGATGTAATGCTTCTAAAATACCGTACAAGtattacattactgtacatgttgGCGTGCTTAAATTACAGGGTTATTATCTGTCTAGTAagctgtagtaaaaaaaaaaaaaaaaaaaaaaaaaaagcaaaagcctCCCTCATCTGATCCTTCTCCATCTATGGGAATAGGAAGTGACTGTGACTGGCTCCTTCTAAACACTTCTTTGCAGAAACAGTGACACGAGGGTAGTGCTATTTAAGAAGCAGAATATTAATAGACATTCTGGTAACTGAATATGAAGTGACTATGACTTGGGAGGGGGATGTTTCCTGTCCCTAGGTGGTGCTGATACTCGTAATTACCtttacaaaatactgtatgtcaGCAGGTATTaagtaaatcaaaaacaaacCTGTTTGTGAATGTACTGAATTCAAAACAAGAAGAGCTGACCTTTACAACTgagttttaaaagccaattggaagcgaattttcctctcatccttaCTGATGTTTCCTCTCATCCGTACTGATGTTTAGCAAAACTAGCAACGGATTGTGGAAACTgggatttgtatttctttgtcgGGTTTAATCAGAGAGTACTCCTTGCCCAGGActgcaatcccacaattcactgcaaacATGgtgcatttctaaggaaactaagGAAATTAGAAATTGAATATCAAAAGGCTAAAAGAAAGGTGACAAGTAATCGCTTATcgaatataaatgtatttttagtttgtttgatcACGACAGGTTCTATGTGTAATAGCAGTGCCAGATTGGTATTGATTAAGTGTGTAACCGAGGGGCCGCATTgctttgtgttgagtaattaacactcCATTTAATAAATACCCAACAACTTCAAATGTCTTCAAGGTAAGTaagagtatcagcacacccctacctGTCACTATAGGCTGTTTACAGTAGATGGAGCTACTGTCGTAAACCATTgatttatataaattattgtaGAAATTGAACTCCTATAGCTTTATGTATTTGCATAGTGAAGGGGGCATCTGTTGGCTCTATATAATGGCTTTATTCATTTAGTTAAATTTAGAGTGGAAAGTTCTGTGGTGGCAAACATCCTGAATACATTGTATTTTCTACTTTGTGCACATTCCTcaaatcttttctttttaaagttataTATAAACCAGTGCATTCACATAAAGGGGGTCCTTATAAATCATGTACTAATAATGAGAGTTTATCAGGCTAGCCACCCTGAAACATCTGTCGGAGATTAGGTGTATAGTGGTTCAAAATCAAGGTAGTTATCGAGTTGGGGATAGACAGACTAGACTGATCAGcggactctttttttttaataaagacactAAAATAGATACATCTCCCTTTTGAAAATGTCAGTCACAATGGAAAGCCATCAGACTAGACTGACTTTAATAGTTAatttggcaggtgcttctgtattaTAAAGACTGATGCAGAGTGACGGAGTAGTTCAATCTAATATTGAGTACAAATCAAAGGTTGTAAAATCCACTGGTGATACAACAGTAATCCCGGGGATTGAGCTATGAAGACTGagggaactgaatttatttagcctaCAGCAAAtaagaatggggggggggggggggggacgggggggactTGATTGCAGTCTTTAAAATCCTTAAACAAATTA
This window harbors:
- the LOC117427992 gene encoding solute carrier family 35 member E4-like isoform X1, translated to MISMKDVLSLFRKKDDSNMTSTDGFLKCGKTRAGRTPKEMLHLLTAVFVWLVTGTTISSLNKWIFAVYNFRYPLLLSSLHMFTAIIIDYGLIKLRFVKQRGSDCDLSANAKFKIFMLSLTFCASIAFGNIGLNYVQLSFAQMIYTTTPLFTLAISTLVLGKQHHILKYTAMMPICLGASFSIMGEVQFHPKGCFFVCAATMLRGVKSIQQSILLQEEKINSVFLLYLMAIPSFCILFIAALALENWAVLEAPIKYDSRLWVFILLSCLGSVLYNLASFCVLTLTSAVTLHILGNLNVVGNLLLSQFLFGSELSALSCAGVVLTLSGIVLYQNTDYIAEYLDSRKTPSEPEKDSKTE
- the LOC117427992 gene encoding solute carrier family 35 member E4-like isoform X2; its protein translation is MTSTDGFLKCGKTRAGRTPKEMLHLLTAVFVWLVTGTTISSLNKWIFAVYNFRYPLLLSSLHMFTAIIIDYGLIKLRFVKQRGSDCDLSANAKFKIFMLSLTFCASIAFGNIGLNYVQLSFAQMIYTTTPLFTLAISTLVLGKQHHILKYTAMMPICLGASFSIMGEVQFHPKGCFFVCAATMLRGVKSIQQSILLQEEKINSVFLLYLMAIPSFCILFIAALALENWAVLEAPIKYDSRLWVFILLSCLGSVLYNLASFCVLTLTSAVTLHILGNLNVVGNLLLSQFLFGSELSALSCAGVVLTLSGIVLYQNTDYIAEYLDSRKTPSEPEKDSKTE